A region from the Streptomyces sp. 3214.6 genome encodes:
- a CDS encoding SDR family oxidoreductase, translated as MGNGALNGAVIAVAGAGGPAGRAALLRLAEAGATVVGADNDPERLAEAVDAARYGAGGATVTGEPVDLLDLGSTRDWANRVEKDFGRIDGLVHLVGGWRGSETFVKTSLDDWDFLELLLVKTVQHTSLAFFEALQRSERGRYVLISAAGASKPTAGNAAYAAAKAAAEAWTLATADAFHKAGGAEGPTSAAAILVVKALVHDAMRAERPNAKFAGFTDVKDLAEAIAGVWEKPAPEVNGQRLWLTEKP; from the coding sequence ATGGGGAACGGGGCTCTCAACGGTGCGGTGATCGCGGTGGCCGGCGCGGGCGGACCCGCCGGCCGGGCGGCACTGCTCAGGCTCGCCGAGGCCGGCGCGACCGTCGTCGGCGCGGACAACGACCCCGAGCGTCTGGCGGAGGCCGTCGACGCGGCCCGCTACGGGGCCGGGGGCGCCACCGTCACCGGCGAGCCGGTCGACCTGCTCGACCTGGGCTCGACCCGGGACTGGGCCAACCGCGTCGAGAAGGACTTCGGCCGGATCGACGGCTTGGTCCACCTCGTCGGCGGCTGGCGGGGAAGCGAGACCTTCGTCAAGACCAGCCTGGACGACTGGGACTTCCTGGAGCTGTTGCTGGTCAAGACCGTGCAGCACACCTCGCTCGCCTTCTTCGAGGCCCTCCAGCGCAGCGAGCGCGGCCGGTACGTGCTGATCAGCGCCGCCGGCGCCTCGAAGCCCACGGCGGGCAACGCCGCGTACGCCGCCGCCAAGGCCGCCGCCGAGGCCTGGACCCTCGCCACCGCCGACGCCTTCCACAAGGCCGGGGGCGCCGAGGGGCCGACCTCCGCCGCTGCCATCCTGGTGGTGAAGGCGCTGGTGCACGACGCGATGCGCGCCGAGCGACCCAACGCGAAGTTCGCGGGCTTCACGGACGTCAAGGACCTGGCCGAGGCCATCGCCGGAGTCTGGGAGAAGCCCGCCCCCGAAGTGAACGGACAGCGTCTGTGGCTCACCGAGAAGCCGTGA
- a CDS encoding DUF6421 family protein, producing the protein MTEILVQAATGERVPPATRVVEHPAWRVLKDAVERIRPWQSKDGSIDFAAEGAPARADAEQAVRRVIEAVEELSPLLPHDADYHRALTGDLRTWSDGGFEVPDFLDSLLAFQPAASRADGLQHLVVFPMYTQNGNPDRNLEAVVLRMVWPQWLAELERTRYDNPLFCGITFEDFTAGYDTNSAVLFPETIAVREAPERFSWGGIFCDREAARFRRVTDAAVDILGLELPEDIAAMVHDQKRCEEAFVLWDMVHDRTHSHGDLPFDPFMIKQRQPFWMYGLEELRCDLTAFKEAVKLEADGIPQARDVQYAVLFDRMFRFPVTGERVRNYDGLGGQLLFAYLHKHEVVRWTDNKLHIDWQRAPQVTNQLCADIEQLYRDGIDRPKLVHWFAGYELVSTYLAPHPGSKWAKGPDALDLSQPPRKLVDDVLPDEFPLSMFYEALSKKLKNVIASTKGITADSAERVAA; encoded by the coding sequence ATGACGGAAATTCTTGTGCAGGCAGCAACGGGGGAGCGGGTTCCTCCGGCGACCAGGGTGGTGGAGCACCCGGCGTGGCGCGTGCTCAAGGATGCCGTGGAGCGGATTCGGCCCTGGCAGTCCAAGGACGGGTCGATCGACTTCGCGGCCGAGGGTGCACCCGCGCGCGCGGACGCCGAGCAGGCGGTCCGGCGCGTGATCGAGGCCGTCGAGGAGCTCTCCCCGCTGCTTCCGCACGACGCCGACTACCACCGAGCCCTGACCGGCGACCTGCGGACCTGGTCCGACGGCGGCTTCGAGGTGCCGGACTTCCTGGACTCGCTGCTGGCCTTCCAGCCCGCGGCGAGCCGCGCGGACGGGCTCCAGCATCTGGTCGTCTTCCCGATGTACACGCAGAACGGCAACCCGGACCGCAACCTGGAAGCCGTCGTGCTGCGCATGGTCTGGCCGCAGTGGCTGGCCGAGCTGGAGCGCACCCGCTACGACAACCCGCTGTTCTGCGGCATCACCTTCGAGGACTTCACGGCCGGGTACGACACCAACTCCGCCGTCCTCTTCCCGGAGACGATCGCCGTCCGCGAGGCGCCGGAACGTTTCTCCTGGGGTGGCATCTTCTGCGACCGCGAGGCCGCCCGCTTCCGCCGGGTCACCGACGCGGCCGTCGACATCCTGGGCCTGGAACTGCCCGAGGACATCGCCGCCATGGTCCACGACCAGAAGCGCTGCGAGGAGGCCTTCGTCCTGTGGGACATGGTCCACGACCGCACCCACAGCCACGGCGACCTGCCGTTCGACCCGTTCATGATCAAGCAGCGCCAGCCGTTCTGGATGTACGGCCTGGAGGAGCTGCGCTGCGACCTCACCGCCTTCAAGGAGGCCGTGAAGCTGGAGGCCGACGGCATCCCGCAGGCCCGCGATGTGCAGTACGCCGTGCTCTTCGACCGTATGTTCCGCTTCCCGGTCACCGGCGAGCGCGTGCGCAACTACGACGGTCTCGGCGGCCAGCTGCTCTTCGCCTACCTGCACAAGCACGAGGTCGTCCGCTGGACCGACAACAAGCTGCACATCGACTGGCAGCGCGCCCCGCAGGTCACCAACCAGCTGTGTGCCGATATCGAGCAGCTCTACCGGGACGGCATCGACCGCCCCAAGCTCGTCCACTGGTTCGCCGGCTACGAGCTGGTCTCCACGTATCTCGCCCCGCACCCGGGCTCCAAGTGGGCCAAGGGTCCCGACGCCCTGGACCTGAGCCAGCCGCCGCGCAAACTCGTGGATGACGTGCTTCCGGACGAGTTTCCGCTGAGCATGTTCTATGAGGCACTGTCCAAGAAGCTCAAGAACGTGATCGCCTCCACCAAGGGCATCACGGCGGACAGCGCCGAGAGGGTCGCCGCGTGA